Genomic window (Capsicum annuum cultivar UCD-10X-F1 chromosome 10, UCD10Xv1.1, whole genome shotgun sequence):
gggtacctaaacccctcaaaaaaaaaattccaaaactgtAAAGAGCATTGCGtaccttgatctgatataatggatacaggtgccccatgcaagaGAACTATTTCTATAatgtacagcttggcataatcatctcctgaataattagtcctcaaagGGAAAAAGTGAGCTAACTTTATCATCTCCACAATTACCTAAATGGAATCGTATTGGTTTTGGGACCTCAGAAGTCCCGTGATCAAATCCATATTATTCATCTCCCATTTCCTCATAGGCAAGGTTATTTCTTTAGAAGTACCACCTGGTCTCAACATACCTCAAAGAGTGAGCCTTGTCGAGGATCCTCTCTCACAAACCATACACATTCGGTACACAGAGCCTGccttggtatctcaaaatactaTCACCGCTAATTTCAAATGCCATCATCTTTTTTTGACCCATATtgttcttaatttgcatcaagatggggtcttcggcctgcttctccttaacttaaGCACATAGGAAAGATTTAGATATCTCATGCACCACTActcttttatattcaaaatccAGAAGTCACACCTCTATATTTGTAATCTGGTGAATATCTTTAACCATCTCCCTTTTtccttcctcaacataagaaagacTGCCTATAGATAATCTGCTGAGGGCATTGGCCACCACATTCGCCTTGCCTAGATAATAGTGCAgtctcatgtcataatccttcaatagttCCAACCACcacctttgcctaagattcaatactTTCTATGATAagacatactgtaaacttttatggtcagtgaaaatatcaacatgtaccccatacagataatgccgccatattttaagtgcaaacacctcAGCCGCTGACTCAAAGTCATGGGAAGGGTAGTTTCACttgtgcaccttcaactgcctaaatGTATAAGATACTACCTTACTAtgttgcataagtacacaccAAAATTCCACTTGGGACACATCACATTACATAACAAAACCCTTTGTACCTTCAGGAAGAGTCAAAACAAGTGCaatagtcaacttgtctttcaacttcttaaaactattcTCATAGAAGTAAGACCatacaaattttttcttttttctttgtcaaTCTGGTAAgtgagcagctatggaagaaacaCTTTCCACGAACCATTTGTAATACCCttcaaaacccaagaagctctggatATCGATTGGAGTCCTGGGTCTAagccattttctcactaccttaatcttttggggatcaactttaattccctcactagacataatatgcccAAAAAAGGCAATAacactaagccagaattcacactttgaGAATTCTGCATACAATTTATGATCCTTGAGGGtttgaagaataattcggaggtgattgcaATGATCCTCTTCACTcatagaataaatcaaaatgtcatcagTGAAAACTATAAAAAACGGATCTAGAAACTTATgcaacaccctattcattaagtccatgaaatctaCAAGGGCGTTagtcaatccgaaggacatgattaagaattcataatggccatgtCTAGTTCGAAAAGCAGTTTTGGAAGTATCtacctccctaaccttcaactggtgataccacgaacgaaggtctatcttggagaaatacttagcaccctgaagttggtcaaagagatcatcaattctaggaaaaggatatttgttctAAACCATGACCTTATTCAGTTGATAGTAgtcttgtaacgccccaagaacctatcctgagatgtcacatggtacTTAAGGCCACacatggcctcaagctaaccctctaagcctgtcatcactttcataACTTATTATAACGCTAATCATGCAAAAATAGGGAAGAACAATCatgtcatgaacttgaacatacatAATGATGAAGAAATACTGGCCTGTACAaacaaaattctcaaatttctatatatactggtactctagtctgacaataGCCTATACAACATAAGACTAAGGAGCCATTGGTATAGATCCCCAAATAACTCATACTAAActgaaaagaaacaaccatctactaacAAAGCAAAATCaaggacataggtcctcgaaccatgagactcaccaactgcagaaatgtaaaaaaaggtactcaaagatcactgttgttgctgggactgagcaccgaACATgcatcacgaggaaatatagaacacagaggAGTATGGGAATCATTACTtggtaatgtactgagtatgtgggggtgtatgcagcattataaacattatcataaatatataagaaaatcatgcatgctatcAATAATGAATCTCTTCTCTTGAATTAGATGAAATATATTCCTTATAAATTATCAATTGTAATGCAAGCattgtaaatctcataaatcattatactcaactcaaaatctttaACTCAAGACTTAGAGTAACTTGGTGATACTAGAAACGtaaactcttatggacttgggattttcttataaccgacataaactatatgagcttacatggagtccaacgtcttgcccatattggggagagttgttctatccttgccatcggagtagaaccttaactaaagtgatcactgtcttggcctttgTCCCTTAATCTttatcctatggtggcatgtatttctggggaagtaggatgcactaaacccacacttcccactcggtgctaaatactactcccaaactaAATCTCAGAGAAAACGtaaggaaatccaccttaatcaactgaAGGGTCTAACATagagactaaaatcataaatatatctcatcggtaaatcataaataatttttggaTTCCTAACTGGACTCAACTCAAAACAATTTTTCTCAACATTAAGTGGACTTGCTTATTAActcatatcaaatgtcaaaacttcaagaaagcatcaTAAGATTCATTCTTGACTCTTAAACTCAAacgtcaatatatatatatattcaataatcaacttctcatggaaaagcttaaaatcatgactcttatcatttatcacttggaaatcatcaattctaaTTCATAGTAGCAatatacaattcatagcataagttctcaatttaggaaataaaataatgaaatagtcatgtatatcaatCTTGAACATCTCAATTCTACTAACTCAatcataaagtaatttgggtataaacccactttgcacaatcatgaaattccaatagaaaaaaatcaattctttgggcacaagaatgaaaggatatttttgttcaagccccacataccttgattatgattttgagatgaataaacttgattggaacttcttttcccACTTCTTGACTTtgggttcttgatgttcttgacttggaagttttgaatcttgaactaatttgtgaaaacTACGCCTCAATTTTGAGATCTTTAGACAAGAATTGGATGGGATTTTggatagaaaccctagcttttggaTGGAATGGAAGAGGAAAATAAGGATTTTCTCCTCTATTTGTACATATATAGTGGGTAAGGACGGGTGGAAAGACCACAATACCCTTGAGaaaattctagaactggagcccGATTTTCGTCTCTGGCGCAATGTGCCATGATCGTGgaccttcactggattttgaaaattgataaacTGCTCAGTGGCACGATGCGGTGAAGTCGCATTTGCCATCTTGGTcgtgacctggaagggcaccgtgatgcggtggaatcgcgttggttcactagaatttgacaattctgATATTAAGCCTTGGCGCAACATGCCAATATCGCaaaggctcactggaaaatgacaattgccaatTTGGCtgtctccgcgacgcgctaaagtgctaggtggcatactgtctcacttaaatggctctaattcttcacccgagtgtcggatttaggtgaatttggtatcgatggaaatcctattcaattctccatatgacaaaaagtagaGATTAGAGAAATACCTCAcattttaaacatcaatcactttggaagtcttcccattggggtattacaatatctctcccttggaaatattcatcctcgaatgttctTAGTTAGGCTCAACAACAAAGAGGAAACGGGAAAAAAAACCTTATGGGAACAATTTACCCGACTTACTTTACTCTAGACTTTCGAGTACTTCACAGAATACACGAATCATAGAATGGATATTTATATAACTGAATACTCTAGATTAGTAGGAAACTGAATTaaagaagaatagtaccttcggcttgattaaAATTTGCGGAGAAGAGATGGGGGTACATAGTtcgcatttcttcttcttgttcccaagtagcaccctcaattgattgattttgccacagaactttaaccaatggaacttccttattccttagtatacggacttgataatctaggatctcaaccgGAATCTTATCATACGTAAGGTTGTCCCGAACACCAAAGATTCCTGATGAAGCAACCATAACataatcaccaatgtgcttcttgagcatacaAACGTTAAAGACAGGGtaaacagctgacaactctgcaggtaACTCGatctcataagctgctttcccaacacgatgCAAGactctgtaagggccaacatatcgaggactaagcttccctttctttccaaatattttacccctttcatgggcaaaattttcaagtacaccaaatcatcaacttcaaactcaagaaatctTCTTCTCACATCTTTATACGACTTCTGGTGACTCTGGGATGTCTTCAAACTTTtccgaatcaacttaactttctccatggcctcgaacacaGCATTAGGTCCAATCACAGTAGCctcatccacttcaaaccaacctatcaGTGATCTACATCgccttccatataaagcctcaaatagagccattttaATGCTAGCATTtaaactattgttatacgcaaactcaatcaatggaaaatgttcatcccaacttcctttgaaatcaagaacacttgccctcaacatatcctctaaagtctgataGTCCTCTTAGCCTGACTGTCtttctgtggatgaaaagcggagctaagatgaacttgggtgcccaGACCCTTCTGAATAGCTCTCCAAAgttaagaagtaaattgagtacctctatcggagatgatagacaaaaAAACTCTatacaacctgactaactcctgaatatatagcttagcatattcctcagcggtgaaagatgtatgtactggtaggaaatgtgctaACTTAGTCtacttgtctacaatgacccatatagaatcatgatgatgaagagagagagataaatcggtcacgaaatccatattcacttcctcccacttccaagtaggaatgccaaattcttgcatcataccaccgggtctctggtgctctatcttcacctattggcaagttgcacacttctctacgaactttgctatatccttattcataccattccaccaataaatttctcgcaaattgcggtacatcttggtagcaccaagatgaatagaataccatgcgccatgcgcttcaaccataatcctctatctcaagtcatcaatatcaggaatacataatctattttgtatccttaatacaccatctcccccttaagagaaaacctccaccttttggtctttaactgactctttcagttcgaccaaacgagaatccatatcctgtttctccttcacttctaaaactagagaagattcagatctactttgaacccaaacattaccctcagctgaatcaagtaatctaacacccaacaTAGCTAAACGATGCACTTCacgggctaacttcttcttatcttccTCTATATGCGTTACACTGCCCATGGACGATCTGTTAAGGGAatctgtcactacattggccttgctcgggtgatacaacacgctcatatcataattcttcaacaattctaaccatcgtctctgtcataggttcaactctctctgagtaaacacatactacaaactcttgtgattcataaagacatcaacatgaacaccgtacaagtagtgtctccatatttttaaagcaaaaactacTGCAACTAATTTgtgatcatgggtcgggtaattcttctcaagCGGTTTCAAGTGCctggaggaataggctataaTCTTAgctttctgcatcaatacactacccaaaacaactctagaggcatcacaatacaccataaaatcatctacaccattaggaagggtcaacacaggggctaaagtgagtcgagtcttcaactcttgaaaactcttctcgcaagaatctgaccactggaatttaactttctctTGGGTTAATCGAGTCAAAGGTGCActaatggaagagaaaccttcaagaaaacGATGGTagtaactagctagacccaagaaaatcctaatatcaaatagagagataggtctaggacaattcctcatagcttctaccttttgaggatcaacttaaataccttcagaagaaacaatatgaccccgAAAGTCAACTGAACtttgccaaaattcacacttgctaaacttggcaaataactgatgatccctaaaggtttgcaagacaattcagaGATGATTTGCATGGTTGTGCTTACTttgggagtacacaagaatatcatatatgaacaaaataacaatCATATTCAAGTACCGTCTGAACATCCGATTCATGAGGTCcgtaaaagttgttggggcattagttagctcGAAAGAtataactaggaactcaaagtgaccataacgggtgtGGAAAGTTGTCTGTGGAGTATCACACTctctaaccttaagttggtgataaacggatctcaaatctattttcaaGAAATAGCTGGCACtttgcagctgatcaaataggtcagcAATTCTAGGAAgatgatatttgttttttactgtgacattgttgagctgacgatagtcaatgcatatacgcaatgaaccatctttctttcgcatgaacaGAATGGGTGTGACCAAaggagacacactgggccttatgaaacccttatcaagaagacctttgagttgctttttcaaatccttaagttctgTGGGGGCCATACaatacagaggaatagaaataggctacatattgggaagaagatcaatctcgaattctatctctatatcaggaggtacccctaggagatctttcaagaaaacatcaagaaatttaTTGACAATGCTAATAGACAGAATAgtcggagtctcagacttagtgtctttaactcaaaccaaatgataaatacaacccttggatatcaagtTCCTGActttaaggtaggatataaaatgactcttgggagctaCAGAATTTCCGAACCACTCAAAAatgggctcatttggaaactgaaacttgactacataGGTACAaaagtctatagatgcataacaagagtgaagccaatccatacccagaataatgtcaaaatcaaccatgtcaagCTGAATCAAGTCTGCAAATATGACAATgttaaggacagtgataggacacttcttatacacttgctAAGCAATAATAgattcacctactggggtagaaactagaaaagtctcaggaatcttttcagcacGGATCTCAGAATTCACAGCCactaacggagtcacataagaaagacttgacccagggtccatcaacacatacacatcaaaatgaaatacacgaagtataccagtaacaaaatcTGGTGAATCCTTCTTCTcttggtggggtggtatagcatagaagcaaTTCTGGCGCTGACTTTCAGCAATACTAGATGAGGCACCATGAGGAGGAGTAGGACGAACTAAAAGGGatggagcactaatagcctgactctgAGGACGAACATCGCGACTTTCTTGTCTGGCATACGGGCAATCTCTAAACCTGTGGCcaaacttgccacaaccaaaacaacctctctattcaGCCATACACTCTTCGGGATGTATCCTACCACACATAGCACATGGAGGATAGATAGGTCTATTACTCATACTATCCTGAGACCTGGACACAGTAGGCTTATTACCCTATTCTTGTCTGATTCTGGAtgctagagcactagctgatgaaggcgctgACACAAAAGAATGGCTCTGGAACTGAGGGAGGATCTCTCTagaaaatctagtctgactatACCCTTGCTGGTCTAATCTATCTATCTTATTCCCCCtcattctctctctccttcacctTATCCgtttcaatctgttgagcatgtaTCATTAATATAAAAAGATCCATGTCGCTATTAAGCATAGCGGATCTACACTCTTTTATGACATAACCCAACACACTAGCCAAAaaattactcatactagttctagaatcatccatcataccgggagcatacttagataactgattgaacttaagacaatactcttaaTTATCATGGAgtcctgtctcaagttcataagtTCTTCTAATTTCGCTTCCCTCGGCTCTGggggaaagaatatatctaaTAACGCGTGTTGGAACAACTACaaagtcatgggagcggcatcctccccctagtatttctccatatcTCTACCCAATCATAGGCAACATCTTTCAAGCGATAGAAAACTAGCTCGACACTCTCTTTATCCTTTACTTGCATAATTAGTGTGATcattttcacctcatcaagatacatctgtgggtcctcacctgtctTTGACCTATAAAACTCTAGCatattcatccgcataaaatcatgAACTCGAGCCGCCACTGAATTACTTTCATGCAGAGGTAGAGCTATGACCTGAGCATGGGTTTGAGCATTGGTGGTAACCACCTGAGCTACAGCCTGAAAAGCTTCCCGAAATTCCATGTGGGATACCATCTCACCTAAAgaatcaatgggttgaggtcgtTCGTTGTTTCTACAAGCTCTACGAGAAAGCATTGTCTGTCATAAGAGAGAACGAATAACAGCAAAGAAAAACAGTCATATGCACTATGGACTTTTGAAAGAAGGAACCAACTTTAcctaaaacatcccatagcctcttgctcatagatgtggcaggCTACACACCAATAATCAaaactctacgtaacgcggcttgtcagactccctaggattctttgaacctggctttgataccaagcttgtaacaccccTAAGAACCTATCCTGAGacttcacacggtgcttaaggccacacatagcctcaagctaaccctctaagcctgtcatcactttcaaaaatcactataacactaatcatgctaaaatagggaagaataatcatgtcatgaacttgaaaatacttaattatgaagaaatacttgttgtacaaataaaatactaaattttttgtacatactggtactctagtctgtcTAAAGACTCTACTAAATAAGATTGAGGAGCTATtaggatagatccccaactaactcgtactaaactaaaaagaaacaaccTTCTACTAACAAGGCAAAATCAaggacataggtcctcaaaccataaggactcaccaactgcaaaaaTGTATataaaggtactcaaagatcactatcgctgctgggactgagcacccaaacctacatcatgaggaaatatagaacacagaagagaaTGGGAActagtacttgggaatgtactgaatatgtaggggtgtatgcagtattataaatatataagaaaatcatgcatgcaatcaATAATGAGTCTCTTTGCTTGAATTagctgaaatatattccttgtaaatcatcaatagtaatgcaagcattgtaaatctcataaatcattatactcaactcaaactcttcaactcaagCCTTAGAGTAACTTGTTGACTCTAGAAACGtaaactcttatggacttgggagttttttataactgacataaaccatgtgagcttacatggagtccaacgtcttgcccacattggggagagctattctatccttgcaatcgaagtagaaccttaactttagtgatcactttcttggcctttggcccttaatctttatcctatggtggcacgtagttctgaggAAGTAAGATGcactgaacccatacttcccgctcagtgctaaatactactcccaaactcAAGCTTAGAACGAGTTAGGAAAtgcaccttaatcaactcaagggtctaccatagagaccaaaatcataaatatatctcatcggtaaatcataaataatttgtggactcctaactcgactcaactcaaaacaatctttctcaacatcaagtggaCTTGCTTATTAAATCCAAATCAAATGTCAaaacttcaagaaagcatcaCAAGATTCATTCTTGACTCTTAAACTCAAAcgtcaatatacatatatatatattcaataatcaacttcttATGGAAAAGcttaaaatcatgactcttatcatttatcacttggaaatcatcaattctaaTTCATAGTAGTAATAtacaattcataacataatttctcaatttaggaaataaaacaatgaaatagtcatgtatatcaatcttgaatagctcaattcTAATAACTCAatcataaagtaatttgggtataaacccactttaCACAATCaggaaattcaaataaaaaaaaaccaaTTCTTTGGAcataagaatgaaaggatattctagTTCAagacccacataccttgattatgattttgagatgaagaaacttgattggaacttcttttcccacttcttgagttagggtctTGATGTTATTGACTTGGAAGTTTTTaatcttgaactaatttgtgaaaactatggctcaattttgagatgtttagacAAGAATTAGATGGGATTTTggaaagaaaccctagcttttggatagaatggaaaaggaaaatgaggattttctcctctacttgtatatatatagtgGGTAAGGATGggtggaaagaccaaaatacccttgagcaaattctagaactggagcccAATTTTTGTCCCTGGCGTGATACACCATGATCGCGgaccttcactggattttgacaattgggaaactgctcagtGGCGCGATGTGGTGAAGTCGCATTTGAAAACTTTGTCGTGACTTGAAAGGGCACCGCGATGCAGCGGAATCACATTGGTGcactagaattggacaattcTGATATtgatccttggcgcgatgcgtcaAAATCATGAAGgatcactagaaaatgacaactgCCAATTTGGCtgtctccgcgatgcgctaaagtgcaaGGTGGTATAGTATCTCACTAAAATGTCTCTAACACTTCACCCgagttggatttgggtgaatttggtatcgatggaaagcttattcaattcgccatatgacaaaaagtagaGATTAGAGAAATACCTCACGTTTTAAACATCAATAGCTTTAGAAGTCTTCCCATTCATTCAAAATATGGATTTAGGCTAAAGgaatgattggggtattacaatatctctcccttggaaacattcatcctcgaatgttgctagttaggctCAAGACCAAAGACGAAATGGGAAGAAAAAACTTATGGGAACAATTTGCTTAATCGACTTACTTTACTCTAGACTTTTGAGTACTTCATAGAATTTATGAATCATAGAATGGATATTTATATAACTGAATACGCTGGATTACTAGGAAACTGAATTaaagaagaatagtaccttcagcttgattagaagtcatggagaagagatgagggtacttaattcacatttctgcttctgcttcccaagtagcaccctcaactgattgatttcaccacaaaactttaaccaagggaactttcttgttccttagtctatggacttgataatctaggatctcaaccgGAATCTCATCATATAAAAGGTTGTCCTGAATATCAAATATTTCTGATAGATCAActacaatagaatcaccaatgtgcttcttgagcatagaaacatgaaagacagggtgaacagctgacaactctgtaggcaactcaatatcataatctgctttcccaacacgatgCAAAACTCTGTAAGGGCTaaatatcagggactaagcttccctttctttccaaatcttttcacccctttcaagggcaaaaattttcaagtacaccaaatcatcaacttcaaactcaagagctcttcttcacacatctgcatacgacttctaacgactctgggctatcttcaacctttcttgaATCAACTTATCTTTCTCTATGGCCTCAACATAGTATCAGGTCCAATTACAGcaacctcacccacttcaaactaacctacAGGTGATCTACATCACCTTTCATATAAATCCTTAAATGAATCCATTCCAaagctagcatgaaaactattgttatacacaaattcaatcaatggaaaatgttcatcccaacttttctttaaatcaagaacacatgccctcaacatatcctctaaagtctgatagtcctctcagcctgaccacctatctgcggatgaaaagcggagttaagatgaacttgggtgccaagacccttctgaaaagctctccaaagttgagaagtaaattgagtacctctatctgggatgatagacaacggaactccatgcaacctgactaactcccgaatGTATAGCTTAGCATAGTCCACAGTGGTGAAAAATGTATGTACCGGCAAGAAATATGCTAACTTAGTAtacctgtctacaatgacctatATAGAATCGTGATGATGATGAGAGAGAGGCAAACCggtcatgaaatccatattcacttcctcccacttccaagtaggaatgccaaattcttgcatcataccaccgggtctctggtgctctatctttacctgtGGGAAAATTGCACACTTCTCTAAGAACTTTGCTAtttccttcttcataccattccatcaataaatttcccgcaaatcatggtacatcttagtagcaccaagatgaatagaataccgcgtgccatacgcttcagccataatcctctatctcaagtcatcaacattaggaacacataatatattttgaacccttaatacaccatctccaccttaggagaaaaccttcactttttggtctttaactgactctttcagtttgaccaaacgaGAATCCATATCCAACTTCTTCTTCACTTTTGAAACTTAAGAACATTCGGAtctactttgaacccaaacattaccctcatctaaatcaagtaatctaacacccaacatagccaaacgatgcacttcgcgggctaactccttcttatcttccTCTATATGCGCTACTCTGcccatggacaatctgctaagggcatctgccactacattggccttgccccaGTGATACAACacgcttatatcataatccttcaataattctaaccatcatctctgctgCAGGTTTAACTCtatctaagtaaacacatactgcaaactcttatgatccgtaaagacatcaatatgaacactatacaagtagtgtctccaaattcttaaagaaaaaaccactgcagctaattTGAGATCATGGGTCGGGTTATTCTTCTTATGcggtttcaactgcctagaagtataggctataaccttacctttttgcatcaataCTTAACCTAAACCAtctctagaggtatcacaatacaccataaaatcatctacaccattaggaaGAGTCAACACAGGGGTTGacgtgagtcgagtcttcaactcctaaaaactcttctcgcaggaatctgaccactggaatttaactttcttttgggttaaccaggTCAACGGTgcagcaatggaagagaaaccttcgacAAAACGACGGTagtaactagctagacccaagaaactcctaatatcaaatagagagataggtctaggccaattcctcACAGCTTCtg
Coding sequences:
- the LOC124887759 gene encoding uncharacterized protein LOC124887759 — protein: MALFEALYGRRCRSLIGWFEVDEATVIGPNAVFEAMEKVKLIRKSLKTSQSHQKSYKDVRRRFLEVLHRVGKAAYEIELPAELSAVYPVFNVCMLKKHIGDYVMVASSGIFGVRDNLTYDKIPVEILDYQMERTRVIAT